The following coding sequences are from one Eublepharis macularius isolate TG4126 chromosome 19, MPM_Emac_v1.0, whole genome shotgun sequence window:
- the LOC129346123 gene encoding kinetochore protein Spc24-like, translated as MAGLSELPAMAGLSEQMQNLEKLSQALLQKMAKAEAGEILKRNLEKQEQMIDRLLQTKKTTMQLIQELMSAEEKVAQKLSDRDEELKISLQKLQKIEDGLLQAREKDAKLKISTEELKKELEEVREEIEHLEEKEDNDASMSALYLSQLYYRVCPIDWDYSCEATLIKGIHHGPDIAQPINIDSSQHSRCFVSDYLWSLVPTTW; from the exons ATGGCTGGCCTCAGTGAGCTTCCTGCGATGGCTGGCCTCAGTGAGCAAATGCAGAATCTGGAAAAGCTGAGCCAGGCATTGCTGCAGAAGATGGCCAAAGCTGAGGCGGGGGAGATCCTGAAGCGAAACCTGGAGAAACAGGAGCAGATGATTGATCGACTCTTACAGACCAAAAAGACCACCATGCAGCTGATCCAAG AACTCATGAGTGCTGAGGAGAAAGTGGCCCAGAAACTCTCAGACAGGGATGAAGAGCTGAAGATAAGCCTCCAAAAATTACAGAAAATTGAGGACGGCTTGCTTCAGGCAAGAGAGAAAGATGCCAAACTGAAGATCAGCACTGA agagttgaagaaggaGCTGGAAGAGGTGAGGGAAGAAATCGAGCACCTGGAGGAAAAGGAGGATAACGATGCGTCCATGTCTGCACT GtatctgtcacaactttattatCGGGTATGCCCCATTGATTGGGACTACTCCTGTGAAGCCACGCTGATCAAAGGAA TCCATCATGGACCAGATATTGCTCAGCCTATCAACATCGACAGCAGTCAACACTCCCGCTGCTTCGTCAGCGACTACCTGTGGAGCCTGGTGCCAACAACTTGGTGA
- the LOC129346122 gene encoding surfeit locus protein 4-like — protein MAPSRDLMGAAEDLADQFLRVTKHYLPHLAHLCLISTFLEDGIRMWFQWNEQRDYINLSWGSGALLATLFVFINMCGQLAGCVLVLARKFVPYACFGLFGIIFMQTIAYSILWDLKFLMRNLALGGGLLLLLAESRSEGKSMFAGVPTMDDISPRQYMQLGGRLLLVLMFMTLLHFELHVFTIFQDIFGMALIILVAIGFKTKLAALTLVAWLFIINMIQNAFWDIPTYRPLHDFLKYDFFQTMSVIGGLLLVVALGPGGVSMDEHKKKW, from the exons ATGGCGCCCAGCCGTGATTTGATGGGGGCTGCCGAAGACTTGGCCGACCAG tTTTTGCGTGTGACAAAGCATTACCTACCTCACCTGGCTCACCTCTGCCTCATCAGCACTTTCTTGGAGGATGGCATCCGGATGTGGTTTCAGTGGAATGAGCAGAGAGACTACATCAACCTATCTTGGGGGAGCGGCGCCCTCCTAGCCACACTCTTTGTGTTTATCAACATGTGTGGGCAGCTGG CGGGATGCGTGCTTGTCCTTGCCAGGAAATTCGTTCCTTATGCATGCTTTGGCCTCTTTGGAATAATCTTCATGCAG ACAATTGCCTACAGTATTTTATGGGACCTCAAGTTCTTGATGAG GAATTTGGCTCTTGGGGGTGGACTGCTCCTGCTGCTTGCAGAATCTCGTTCCGAGGGAAAGTCCATGTTTGCCGGAGTCCCTACCATGGATGACATCTCGCCACGGCAATACATGCAGCTGGGGGGCCGCTTGCTTCTCGTCCTCATGTTCATGACACTGCTACACTTTGAACTTCATGTCTTCACT ATTTTCCAGGACATCTTTGGCATGGCGCTCATCATTTTGGTAGCCATTGGCTTCAAGACCAAGCTAGCTGCTCTGACCCTCGTTGCCTGGCTCTTCATTATCAACATGATCCAAAATGCCTTTTGGGACATTCCCACCTACAGGCCCCTCCACGACTTCCTCAAATACGACTTTTTCCAGACCATGTCAGTCATAGGTGGCCTGCTGCTTGTGGTGGCCTTGGGACCTGGGGGGGTTTCCATGGATGAGCACAAGAAGAAGTGGTGA